A genomic stretch from Vibrio neptunius includes:
- a CDS encoding sterol desaturase family protein produces MNFSILIDNPEWLLMLLAPLFIGLMLAEYFIGQKRGHLPQNSSYFLPEVLCNFALAGLHQLADLLTGLLIIQLYMWLFGWRLMDVEMGAASFIILLILQDFFYYWFHRASHRTRWMWAAHVAHHSSERMNFSTAFRQSLMYPIAGMWLFWVPLVIIGFEPKWVIFAVLLNLGLQFFVHTQWVRTLGPLEYLFNTPSHHRVHHGHNPQYIDKNYAGVLIIWDKLFGTFEPEVETVRYGVTKPINSFNPLVVTFREWGDLFRDLRQKKLSFWQKLRIIFSPPND; encoded by the coding sequence ATGAATTTCAGTATTCTTATCGACAACCCTGAATGGCTTCTGATGCTATTAGCACCTCTTTTTATTGGTTTGATGTTGGCTGAGTACTTCATCGGCCAAAAACGCGGTCACCTTCCACAAAACTCATCCTATTTTCTTCCAGAAGTATTATGTAACTTTGCTCTCGCGGGCCTGCATCAACTAGCGGACCTGTTAACTGGGCTTTTAATCATTCAACTTTACATGTGGTTGTTTGGCTGGCGACTGATGGACGTAGAAATGGGTGCTGCGAGCTTTATTATTCTGCTCATACTGCAAGATTTTTTCTACTACTGGTTTCATCGCGCCAGTCATCGCACTCGCTGGATGTGGGCTGCGCACGTTGCTCATCACAGCTCTGAACGCATGAACTTCAGCACGGCTTTTCGACAAAGCTTAATGTACCCCATTGCGGGGATGTGGCTATTCTGGGTGCCGCTTGTGATCATAGGATTCGAGCCTAAATGGGTCATTTTTGCCGTACTATTAAACTTAGGTTTGCAGTTCTTTGTTCACACTCAGTGGGTTCGAACACTTGGCCCATTGGAATATCTATTTAATACCCCTTCTCATCACAGAGTGCATCATGGGCATAACCCTCAGTACATCGATAAAAACTACGCTGGTGTACTGATTATCTGGGACAAACTGTTCGGTACCTTTGAACCTGAAGTTGAAACCGTACGCTACGGTGTCACTAAACCCATCAACAGCTTCAATCCACTGGTAGTGACATTTAGAGAATGGGGAGACCTCTTTCGCGATTTACGCCAGAAGAAGTTATCTTTTTGGCAAAAACTGCGCATTATATTCTCCCCACCCAATGACTAA
- a CDS encoding carboxymuconolactone decarboxylase family protein, which translates to MKTRLNYFNAAPEGIQILMAQETYLRNQFEQQDTLSITIWELVKLRVSQINQCAFCIDMHSKEALKQGESYSRLIGLNAWRDMPEYSDEEKVALHWSECITKGGDVDESAYQATLNTFGEQGLVILTLAINAINSWNRIAKTFKPEIGSLSAE; encoded by the coding sequence ATGAAAACGAGATTGAACTACTTCAATGCCGCCCCTGAAGGCATCCAGATTTTGATGGCTCAGGAAACCTACCTTCGCAATCAGTTTGAGCAACAAGACACGCTATCGATCACCATCTGGGAGCTGGTTAAACTTCGCGTGTCGCAGATCAACCAGTGTGCATTTTGTATTGACATGCACAGCAAAGAAGCATTGAAACAAGGAGAGTCATACTCTCGTCTCATTGGGCTCAATGCTTGGCGAGATATGCCCGAATATAGCGATGAGGAAAAAGTTGCGCTACATTGGTCCGAATGTATCACAAAAGGTGGCGATGTCGACGAAAGTGCATATCAGGCAACACTGAACACGTTTGGTGAGCAGGGACTGGTTATCCTCACGCTGGCTATAAATGCAATTAACAGCTGGAATCGCATTGCCAAAACGTTCAAGCCTGAAATAGGCAGTCTGTCGGCAGAATAA
- a CDS encoding thiol:disulfide interchange protein DsbA/DsbL codes for MKKLFALFATLIFSLAANAAKFEEGTHYKVLETDKSKTPKVTEFFSFYCPHCYNFEPAIGRLKASLPEGAKFEKVHVAFMGGGMAIPMAKSYATMVALDVEKSLVPAMFKQIHERRSAPKDENALRQIFIDNGVDAKKFDSTYNSFVVNSMQKRFDKQFKQSTLTGVPGVLVNDKYIVNADKIGSFEEYNELVNYLLTL; via the coding sequence ATGAAAAAACTATTCGCCCTATTTGCCACCTTGATATTTTCACTCGCCGCTAACGCCGCTAAGTTCGAAGAAGGAACACATTACAAAGTGCTCGAAACGGATAAATCGAAAACGCCGAAAGTCACTGAGTTTTTCTCTTTCTACTGCCCACATTGTTATAACTTTGAACCTGCGATCGGTCGCCTTAAAGCATCGCTTCCAGAAGGCGCAAAGTTCGAGAAAGTGCACGTTGCTTTTATGGGGGGTGGCATGGCGATACCAATGGCCAAATCCTACGCGACCATGGTAGCACTGGATGTCGAAAAGAGCTTGGTACCGGCTATGTTTAAGCAAATTCACGAGCGTCGCAGCGCACCTAAAGATGAAAACGCACTTCGCCAAATTTTTATCGATAATGGCGTTGATGCCAAAAAGTTTGACTCAACGTACAACAGCTTTGTGGTGAACTCGATGCAAAAGCGTTTCGACAAGCAATTTAAGCAAAGTACGCTGACTGGTGTACCAGGCGTGTTAGTAAATGATAAATACATCGTTAACGCCGATAAAATTGGCTCTTTTGAAGAGTACAATGAGCTGGTCAATTACCTGTTGACGCTGTAA
- a CDS encoding DUF2804 domain-containing protein: MMLSQAAPEYLIQSNGKPCFGHFDGVPQQLGIQRFTYCNNMDRKVGRLKKYLHYKQFQFVSIMTPRYVIGLAIADIRYVGSAFCYVYDVQTDTLVEQSWLRPLNIDKQMSPSPYQGSSHIAAKKLVFEITYPNWQVKANTELLQLDVSLQPPSSSLPLSLCTPTGYNGWTYTKKHNALAVKGNITVDGNQIDTSLALGGYDFSAGYMRRETSWRWASINGFSDKSKLGLNLAAGVNETGSHENALWDNEKRHLLGAVHFHFDRQATQKKWRIFSDDGRVDLTFTPLNNRSEKLNLWVLQSNFRQFIGYFSGFIKDENGALHTVEQQLGLTEDHFARW; this comes from the coding sequence ATAATGCTGAGCCAAGCTGCCCCTGAATACCTTATCCAATCGAATGGAAAGCCTTGTTTCGGTCATTTTGATGGCGTACCACAACAATTGGGAATCCAGCGCTTTACATACTGCAATAACATGGATCGCAAAGTCGGTAGACTGAAAAAATACCTTCACTACAAGCAGTTTCAATTTGTCAGCATCATGACACCACGCTACGTGATTGGCCTAGCCATCGCAGATATTCGCTATGTAGGATCTGCATTTTGTTATGTTTACGACGTCCAAACCGACACTCTGGTAGAGCAAAGCTGGTTAAGACCTTTAAACATCGACAAACAAATGTCCCCATCTCCATATCAAGGATCCAGTCACATCGCGGCCAAAAAGCTGGTGTTTGAGATTACTTACCCCAATTGGCAGGTCAAAGCCAACACCGAGCTGTTACAACTCGATGTTTCGCTCCAACCGCCAAGCAGCAGCTTGCCGCTCTCACTTTGCACGCCTACTGGCTATAACGGCTGGACCTACACCAAAAAGCACAACGCGCTGGCCGTTAAGGGAAATATTACGGTAGATGGAAACCAGATTGACACCTCTCTCGCGTTGGGTGGCTATGACTTTTCAGCGGGCTATATGCGACGCGAAACAAGTTGGCGATGGGCAAGCATCAATGGTTTCAGTGACAAGAGCAAGCTTGGCCTCAACTTAGCTGCAGGGGTTAACGAAACGGGCAGTCATGAGAATGCTTTATGGGATAATGAAAAGCGGCACTTACTAGGGGCTGTCCACTTCCATTTTGATCGCCAAGCAACACAAAAGAAATGGCGTATTTTCTCTGATGATGGTCGAGTCGACTTGACTTTTACCCCACTTAACAACAGAAGTGAAAAACTTAACTTGTGGGTTTTGCAGAGCAACTTCCGCCAGTTTATCGGCTACTTTTCTGGCTTTATCAAAGATGAAAACGGCGCACTTCACACAGTAGAACAGCAACTTGGTTTAACCGAAGATCACTTCGCTCGCTGGTAA
- a CDS encoding helix-turn-helix domain-containing protein yields the protein MDFEIVNPDGLLADHIQAIWSAKVPCGQAVSKPLYCDGGSGVMFVLQGQVSLEGKTYGESVMYQPYSRVTKNITISCEAQLCGVRFHPGMQFSFLEELVEANRESHQDVFCFEPSESLVKQLSEHQSHTKRIALLMDWCSEAVSQIAMDEERAKLIHLAQDGKIGESFGENQRQVERKFKHWVGMSPKHFQRLRRVHASIQELRDNPELSLAELAAYQGFSDQAHMTREFKNFALITPGQFSRRLKQK from the coding sequence ATGGATTTTGAAATAGTCAATCCAGACGGCCTGCTAGCCGACCATATTCAGGCAATATGGTCGGCTAAAGTGCCTTGTGGGCAAGCTGTCTCCAAACCTCTCTATTGCGATGGAGGCTCTGGGGTGATGTTTGTATTACAAGGGCAGGTGAGTTTAGAAGGCAAAACATATGGTGAAAGCGTGATGTATCAGCCATATAGCAGAGTCACTAAGAACATCACGATTTCCTGCGAGGCTCAGCTTTGCGGCGTCCGTTTTCATCCAGGTATGCAGTTTTCATTCTTGGAAGAGCTCGTTGAAGCAAATAGAGAAAGCCATCAAGACGTGTTTTGTTTTGAACCTTCAGAGTCTTTGGTTAAGCAACTATCCGAGCACCAGAGTCATACCAAGCGAATAGCGCTTCTGATGGATTGGTGCTCAGAAGCCGTATCTCAAATAGCTATGGATGAAGAGAGAGCTAAACTGATTCATCTTGCGCAGGATGGCAAGATAGGCGAGAGCTTTGGAGAAAACCAAAGGCAGGTAGAACGTAAATTCAAACATTGGGTGGGTATGAGCCCAAAGCATTTCCAACGTCTTCGTCGAGTCCACGCCAGCATTCAAGAGCTGAGAGACAACCCAGAACTCTCATTAGCCGAACTGGCCGCCTATCAAGGTTTTTCCGATCAAGCGCATATGACGAGAGAGTTCAAAAATTTCGCCTTGATCACTCCGGGGCAATTTAGTCGCAGGTTAAAACAAAAATAA
- a CDS encoding transporter substrate-binding domain-containing protein, producing MRNLTLMLLSLMLLALPVRGDVLTLTSLEWPPYAGRSLDSQGASVAVVKAAVEAMGHELTVEFYPWERAVHLAKNQAKYAGYFPEYYFEASDLIFSEPIGTGPLGFVENKANPVSWSNLQDLKSTKIGVVRGYVNTDELDSMIASGALQSEAVTSDSQNLKKVSGQRIPLAVIDSNVLNYLLASDKALAGAKNQLQMNSKLLEEKELFIAFANDETGMKWKSIIDQGLKKINANQIMADYFNQ from the coding sequence ATGCGCAATCTGACACTGATGCTCTTGAGTCTCATGCTACTGGCGTTACCAGTCCGCGGTGATGTCCTCACCCTCACGTCTCTGGAATGGCCTCCCTATGCAGGAAGAAGTCTCGACTCTCAAGGTGCCTCTGTAGCCGTTGTTAAAGCCGCTGTCGAAGCCATGGGACATGAGTTAACTGTTGAGTTTTACCCCTGGGAGCGAGCTGTTCACCTTGCAAAAAATCAAGCCAAATATGCCGGATACTTTCCTGAGTACTATTTTGAGGCATCCGATCTAATCTTTTCAGAGCCGATAGGAACAGGCCCTCTTGGCTTTGTAGAGAACAAAGCGAATCCTGTATCGTGGAGTAACTTGCAGGATTTAAAATCAACCAAAATAGGCGTGGTTCGTGGTTATGTGAATACCGATGAACTCGATAGCATGATTGCCAGTGGCGCACTTCAATCGGAAGCGGTCACCAGTGATAGCCAAAACCTGAAAAAAGTTTCAGGGCAACGCATCCCTCTCGCCGTAATTGACAGTAACGTTCTCAACTATTTACTCGCCAGTGATAAGGCCCTCGCAGGGGCGAAGAACCAACTGCAGATGAACTCTAAACTATTGGAAGAGAAAGAATTGTTCATTGCATTTGCTAACGACGAAACCGGCATGAAATGGAAATCGATTATTGATCAAGGGTTGAAAAAGATTAACGCCAATCAAATTATGGCCGACTATTTCAATCAATAA